GAGCCGCACCTCTTCGGGGACCGCGTCCAGGACCTCGTTGAAGGCCTGCTTCGCCGCGCTCATGCGGGACTGGCCGTCGATGTCGCGCGCCCGCATCGAGCCGCTGACGTCGAGCACCAGCTCGACCTTGGGGGATTCCTTGGGGGAGTCCGTCGCCGTCGGGCCGTCGTCGGCCGCGGCACTCGTCGGGAGGAGCCCGACGGCCAGGGCGGCGAGCAGCGCGCCGCAGGCCCCGGTCGCCAGCCGTTTTCTCGTGATCATCGCAGGATCGTATGGATGATCGTCCGTCAATCCAAAACCGGGCCGGACCGGGGCCGGTGAAAGGGGGTCAGGAGGGGGCAGGCCCGGTCGAAGGGGTCAGGACTGGCTGTTGAGGAAGCCGATGAAGCTCGCGCCCCACCAGCCGGCCTGGCTGACGGTCGCGGCGGCGGCCGAGCGGGCGAACAGCCGGCGCGGTACCTCGCCCTCGCCGCGGTACCGCTCCAGGAGCTGCCCGAGGCGGTGCGCGTACAGGCCGTTGAGGGTGACGGCGAGCACCAGGCCCAGCTTGACCAGGGTGAGCGGCGAGCCGAGGTCGGGGCGGAGGAAGAGGCCGGTGACGGTGAGTCCGCCGAGACCGGCCCAGATCGGGGTCTGGAGGGCGCAGGCCGTGTCGAGGACGCCGGCGAGCGGTCGCCGCCCGGTCAGCCACAGCACCGCCAGCCAGTCGACCGCGAGCACCGCGCCGAGTCCGACGACCAGGCTCGCCACGTGCAGGAACCTGGCCGCGGTCTGGAGCGTGACGCCGGCGTGCACGTGCCCGGAGGTCCAGCGGGAGGCGGCGAGGAGGGCGGCGGCGAGCGCGCCGACCGCGGCGAGCAGCCAGCCGGGGGTGAGCTCGTGCTGTGCTGCCGCGTCGGCCGTCGCGGTGCCGCCGGTGCGGACGGGGTGCGGCAGGGTTCTCGGCATGGCGGGAGCCTTTCGGCTGACGGGTACGGAGGGCGGGGCGAACTTAGGTAAGGCGAAGCTAAGTGTCCTCTGTGTGCACGTCAAGTGGATCACGGGAGGTCAGGGAGGGTGGAGGGTGCCGGGGCTGGGCCGGTGGGGGCGGCGCGGGTGGCATACGGTAAGCCCTGAACACCGGGAGGACGTATGACCGGGACGGTGCCGGGCATGGACGAGGGTGCTGGTGCTGGTGCGGGCACAGGCGCAGGCGCGGACATGGGCACGGACGCAGGAGCGGGCGCGGGCGCACCTGCGGGCGCGCGCGCACCCGCGGACACGGGGCCGGGTGCGACCGCCCCCGAGGGCGGCTGGCTCCGCGACCAGGTCTGCGAGGGGCTTCGCGACCGCATCATCACGGGCCGGCTCAAGCCCGGTGACCGGCTCGTCGAGCGCGACGTGGCGGAGGACTTCGGGGTCTCGCGGGTCCCCGTGCGGGAGGCCATCCGCATCCTCATCGGCGAGGGCTTCCTGCAGACCGTCTCGCAGCGCCGGATCGTCGTCCGCGAGCTGACCCGGCAGGACGTCGAGAACCTCTTCGACATGCGCGAGGCCCTGGAGGTCCTGGCCGTCCGCCGGGCCTCCGAACGCCGTACGCTCGCCGAGCTCGACGTGCTGGCCCGGCTGCTCGCACGGGCCCGCGCCGCGACCGACTCGGGCGGCCCGGAGGAACTCTCGCGCGCCAACGCCGCGTTCCACGGCCAGATCGTGCGCATGTCGCGCAACGAACTGCTCGTCACCGCCCTCGAATCGCTGGAGGGGCGGCTGCGCTGGCTGTTCCAGCAGGTGGACGACCCCGGGCCGCTGTGGGAGGAGCACCGCCTGCTGTACGAGGCGGTCGCGGCGGCCGACGCGGACGCGGCGGCGGAGCACGCGCTGCACCACGTGCGCCACTACCGCGCGGTGGCGATGCGCCTCCTCTTCTCGGCCTGAGGCCCCGTCGACCCGGCTGAAGGTCCCGGGGCC
This genomic window from Streptomyces showdoensis contains:
- a CDS encoding GntR family transcriptional regulator; translation: MGTDAGAGAGAPAGARAPADTGPGATAPEGGWLRDQVCEGLRDRIITGRLKPGDRLVERDVAEDFGVSRVPVREAIRILIGEGFLQTVSQRRIVVRELTRQDVENLFDMREALEVLAVRRASERRTLAELDVLARLLARARAATDSGGPEELSRANAAFHGQIVRMSRNELLVTALESLEGRLRWLFQQVDDPGPLWEEHRLLYEAVAAADADAAAEHALHHVRHYRAVAMRLLFSA